In Apium graveolens cultivar Ventura chromosome 10, ASM990537v1, whole genome shotgun sequence, the following are encoded in one genomic region:
- the LOC141690718 gene encoding glutamate receptor 2.7-like isoform X1, with protein MYWAVPTSGTRLKVGVPVKEGFTEFVKLKQFQDTAEYNVTGFCADLFRELLVHLPFKIENPQYIPFGDPATGRSAGNYDDLLTQLEEKKYDIVVADVTILAERAQRVDFSIPYLGSEVVMLRQVKYETCNYMWIFLKPFSSDLWLTIAISCIFMGAVVRTLEHRANTQLKIGMLVWFPLASLFLKDGSFVKEMLTKRLDFNVSKIKSYASVEQYHDALFKGCHNGGVDAILDELPFIKIFLDTYGETNYKLQGSSYKTGGIGFAFPKGSALAPHISLALLNLTGSGEMHAIMSKNFGPEYSDSDYSFNSSSQVSSIGTKSLAGLFIISGSMAILALVFSAPWFHQRFSYVSTHYKLSCVYPSPSSDVIDLSVQSALEIRVECPPLLLLRTHSLCQLGAKRTVLLMMRLAKMILTPVQPDPVFTAITRSLQQI; from the exons ATGTATTGGGCAGTACCCACATCAGGGACAAGATTGAAAGTAGGGGTTCCAGTGAAAGAGGGTTTTACTGAATTTGTAAAGTTAAAACAATTTCAAGACACCGCGGAGTACAATGTCACTGGCTTCTGTGCAGATTTATTTCGAGAATTATTAGTACATTTACCATTCAAAATTGAGAATCCTCAGTACATCCCTTTCGGGGACCCGGCCACTGGTAGAAGTGCTGGGAATTACGATGATCTTCTCACACAGCTTGAAGAAAAG AAATACGATATCGTGGTCGCTGATGTAACAATTCTGGCTGAGCGTGCACAAAGAGTTGACTTTAGTATACCATACTTGGGATCAGAAGTTGTAATGCTTAGACAAGTAAAATATGAAACATGCAATTATATGTGGATATTCTTAAAGCCATTCAGTTCAGATCTCTGGTTGACAATTGCAATTTCTTGTATCTTTATGGGTGCGGTAGTTCGAACATTGGAGCACCGTGCGAATACCCAACTAAAAATTGGAATGCTGGTTTGGTTTCCATTAGCCTCTCTTTTCCTGAAA GATGGTTCTTTTGTGAAAGAAATGTTAACCAAGAGGCTGGACTTTAATGTGTCTAAAATCAAGTCTTATGCAAGTGTGGAGCAATATCATGATGCCCTTTTTAAGGGGTGCCACAATGGAGGAGTTGATGCCATCCTTGATGAGCTTCCCTTCATCAAGATCTTTCTCGACACCTATGGTGAAACCAATTATAAATTGCAAGGATCCTCATACAAGACAGGGGGGATTGGTTTT GCATTTCCAAAAGGCTCGGCTTTGGCTCCTCATATTTCGCTGGCTCTCTTAAATCTTACTGGAAGTGGTGAGATGCATGCCATCATGAGCAAAAATTTTGGTCCAGAGTACTCTGATAGTGATTACTCTTTTAACTCGTCTTCACAAGTTAGCAGTATTGGGACAAAAAGTCTTGCAGGCCTCTTCATTATCAGTGGTAGCATGGCAATTCTGGCATTAGTCTTCTCAGCACCCTGGTTTCATCAAAGATTTTCTTATGTTTCAACACATTACAAACTATCTTGTGTCTACCCTTCTCCATCTTCTGATGTAATTGACTTAAGTGTCCAGTCTGCTCTTGAAATCAGAGTCGAATGTCCACCACTGCTGTTACTGAGAACTCATTCACTATGCCAACTCGGAGCGAAGAGAACAGTGTTATTGATGATGCGATTGGCCAAGATGATATTAACCCCAGTGCAACCTGATCCCGTTTTTACTGCAATAACAAGATCACTCCAACAGATATGA
- the LOC141689524 gene encoding uncharacterized protein LOC141689524: MISEDLLKISSNQAVSFVDNTSDISHSIEGNENGGVDSGFSVSPGGHKYYVPFFVEDDAKPFVNKVFENLESGIEFYKVYANLCGFEVRRSAEKTGDDGTVISKYLLCNKSGFNENNSKSVKKRRT; this comes from the exons ATGATTTCTGAGGATTTATTGAAGATTAGCTCAAATCAAG CGGTCAGTTTTGTTGATAATACTTCAGACATTAGTCATAGTATTGAAGGTAATGAAAACGGAGGAGTTGATTCTGGTTTTTCTGTTAGTCCTGGTGGACATAAGTATTATGTACCTTTTTTTGTTGAAGATGATGCGAAACCGTTTGTGAACAAAGTGTTTGAAAATTTGGAATCTGGTATTGAATTTTATAAGGTGTATGCAAACTTATGTGGATTTGAAGTTCGTCGTAGTGCTGAGAAAACTGGTGATGATGGTACTGTAATAAGTAAGTATTTGCTTTGCAACAAATCTGGTTTTAATGAAAATAATAGCAAATCAGTTAAGAAGAGGAGGACTTAG
- the LOC141693759 gene encoding protein FAR1-RELATED SEQUENCE 5-like, translated as MGRNPICLVTDQCPTMKQAIPAVFKATDDLPATRHRLCIWQITEKFPAKLGNFLCKETDFMEKIKKVIWSTSIDIDEFEEGWKAIMKEFKLEDHVWLSDMYDMRETWIPAYFCDKPMHGLIRTASRSESENYFFSNFHQNGSTLSEFYIRFECAMDKQRNETKRLNHESTSGKPTTVTKFFLEDDAAELYMREFFYKVQDEIVAALDDMRIQIIGPEINGIKCYEMRDVKMKDMIFKVEVSKTHANCSCKKFLLCGILCRHAFCALNHFEVFKIPRRLVLNRWMKNAESKPSSQVAVSNEVLNMEIVSAEVTNIWFNFHKCVSKAGSDITKLKLVRKIITDLHSSLGDDDFVSTKKDFLATLIGKQPDGEISIHPPLQFKNKDSGLKRLLSEREKAIVKAKKRKKQCSLCLSYVHNKRGCLKRKQFAACPKKKKCLAV; from the exons ATGGGTCGTAATCCAATTTGTTTAGTCACTGATCAATGTCCGACTATGAAGCAGGCCATACCAGCTGTTTTTAAAGCAACCGATGATCTTCCTGCTACCAGGCACCGCTTGTGTATATGGCAAATAACTGAAAAGTTCCCTGCTAAG cTAGGAAACTTCTTGTGCAAAGAAACTGATTTCATGGAAAAGATTAAAAAGGTTATATGGTCCACAAGTATAGATATTGATGAGTTTGAAGAAGGTTGGAAAGCAATTATGAAAGAATTCAAGTTAGAAGATCATGTTTGGTTGTCTGATATGTATGATATGAGAGAGACATGGATCCCTGCATATTTTTGTGATAAGCCAATGCATGGTTTAATTCGGACGGCGTCTAGATCTGAAAGTGAGAATTATTTTTTTAGTAATTTTCATCAAAATGGCAGTACATTATCAGAATTCTATATTCGCTTTGAATGTGCCATGGATAAGCAACGTAACGAAACAAAAAGGTTGAATCATGAATCTACATCTGGTAAACCAACTACTGTTACTAAATTCTTCCTTGAGGATGATGCCGCAGAGTTATACATGCGTGAATTTTTTTACAAAGTGCAAGATGAAATTGTGGCAGCTCTTGATGATATGCGAATTCAAATTATTGGTCCGGAGATAAATGGCATTAAGTGTTATGAAATGAGAGATGTCAAAATGAAAGACATGATTTTTAAG GTTGAAGTCAGTAAGACACATGCTAATTGTTCTTGTAAGAAGTTCCTTTTGTGCGGCATTTTATGCAGACACGCGTTTTGTGCTCTTAATCATTTTGAAGTGTTCAAGATACCTAGGCGACTTGTTCTTAATCGCTGGATGAAAAATGCTGAAAGTAAGCCTTCGTCACAAGTTGCTGTTTCAAATGAAGTTCTAAATATGGAGATTGTATCTGCGGAAGTGACAAATATTTGGTTTAATTTCCATAAGTGTGTGAGTAAAGCAGGGAGTGATATTACTAAACTCAAGCTAGTTAGAAAAATAATCACAGATTTACATTCTTCTCTGGGTGATGATGATTTTGTTTCTACCAAAAAAGATTTTTTGGCAACTTTGATAGGTAAGCAGCCAGATGGAGAAATTTCTATTCATCCACCTCTCCAGTTTAAAAATAAAGATTCCGGTCTAAAGAGGCTTCTTAGCGAAAGGGAAAAAGCCATAGTGAAAGCCAAGAAGAGGAAGAAGCAGTGCTCATTATGTCTTTCGTATGTGCACAATAAAAGAGGTTGTCTAAAAAGGAAGCAATTTGCGGCTTGTCCCAAAAAGAAGAAATGCCTGGCTGTTTGA
- the LOC141690718 gene encoding glutamate receptor 3.1-like isoform X2: MIFSHSLKKSSNIGAPCEYPTKNWNAGLVSISLSFPERNMVASKWSKFVLVIWLFTAYIVMQSYTANSSSNLTVSRLHRPTNKLYCIGFQDGSFVKEMLTKRLDFNVSKIKSYASVEQYHDALFKGCHNGGVDAILDELPFIKIFLDTYGETNYKLQGSSYKTGGIGFAFPKGSALAPHISLALLNLTGSGEMHAIMSKNFGPEYSDSDYSFNSSSQVSSIGTKSLAGLFIISGSMAILALVFSAPWFHQRFSYVSTHYKLSCVYPSPSSDVIDLSVQSALEIRVECPPLLLLRTHSLCQLGAKRTVLLMMRLAKMILTPVQPDPVFTAITRSLQQI; this comes from the exons ATGATCTTCTCACACAGCTTGAAGAAAAG TTCGAACATTGGAGCACCGTGCGAATACCCAACTAAAAATTGGAATGCTGGTTTGGTTTCCATTAGCCTCTCTTTTCCTGAAA GGAATATGGTTGCTAGCAAATGGTCTAAGTTTGTATTGGTCATATGGTTGTTTACAGCATATATTGTTATGCAGAGTTACACAGCCAACTCATCTTCTAATCTGACTGTTTCGCGGTTACATCGTCCAACAAATAAACTTTACTGTATTGGTTTCCAGGATGGTTCTTTTGTGAAAGAAATGTTAACCAAGAGGCTGGACTTTAATGTGTCTAAAATCAAGTCTTATGCAAGTGTGGAGCAATATCATGATGCCCTTTTTAAGGGGTGCCACAATGGAGGAGTTGATGCCATCCTTGATGAGCTTCCCTTCATCAAGATCTTTCTCGACACCTATGGTGAAACCAATTATAAATTGCAAGGATCCTCATACAAGACAGGGGGGATTGGTTTT GCATTTCCAAAAGGCTCGGCTTTGGCTCCTCATATTTCGCTGGCTCTCTTAAATCTTACTGGAAGTGGTGAGATGCATGCCATCATGAGCAAAAATTTTGGTCCAGAGTACTCTGATAGTGATTACTCTTTTAACTCGTCTTCACAAGTTAGCAGTATTGGGACAAAAAGTCTTGCAGGCCTCTTCATTATCAGTGGTAGCATGGCAATTCTGGCATTAGTCTTCTCAGCACCCTGGTTTCATCAAAGATTTTCTTATGTTTCAACACATTACAAACTATCTTGTGTCTACCCTTCTCCATCTTCTGATGTAATTGACTTAAGTGTCCAGTCTGCTCTTGAAATCAGAGTCGAATGTCCACCACTGCTGTTACTGAGAACTCATTCACTATGCCAACTCGGAGCGAAGAGAACAGTGTTATTGATGATGCGATTGGCCAAGATGATATTAACCCCAGTGCAACCTGATCCCGTTTTTACTGCAATAACAAGATCACTCCAACAGATATGA
- the LOC141692225 gene encoding vacuolar protein sorting-associated protein 2 homolog 1 yields the protein MSFIFGKRKTPAELLRENKRMIDRSIREIERERQGLQNQEKKLIVDIKKTAKQGQMGAVKVMAKDLIRTRHQIEKFYKLKSQLQGVSLRIQTLKSTQAMGEAMKGVTKAMGQMNRQMNLPSLQKIMQEFERQNEKMEMTSEVMGDAIDDALEGDEEEEETEELVSQVLDEIGIDINSELVNAPSATVAAPAAKNKVAAQAEVTGNDDGGGIDSDLQARLDNLRKM from the exons ATGAGTTTTATTTTCGGCAAAAGAAAAACTCCCGCAG AACTTCTGCGAGAAAACAAGAGAATGATTGACAGGTCTATTAGGGAAATAGAAAGAGAACGACAGGGTTTGCAGAATCAAGAGAAGAAACTGATTGTTGATATAAAGAAAACTGCAAAGCAAGGGCAGATG GGAGCTGTCAAAGTTATGGCAAAAGACCTTATAAGAACACGGCATCAGATCGAAAAGTTCTACAAGTTAAAATCTCAACTCCAGGGTGTATCTCTAAGGATTCAG ACCTTGAAATCCACACAAGCCATGGGTGAGGCAATGAAGGGTGTCACTAAGGCTATGGGGCAAATGAATAGGCAGATGAATTTGCCATCACTGCAGAAGATAATGCAAGAGTTTGAGAGGCAGAATGAGAAGATGGAAATGACAAGCGAGGTGATGGGAGATGCTATTGATGATGCTTTGGAGGGtgatgaagaagaggaagagACTGAAGAACTAGTGAGCCAAGTCCTTGATGAGATTGGAATAGATATCAACTCAGAG CTTGTGAATGCTCCATCTGCTACTGTAGCCGCCCCGGCTGCAAAGAACAAGGTTGCTGCACAAGCTGAAGTAACAGGGAACGATGATGGCGGCGGAATAGACAGCGATTTACAGGCCAGATTAGACAATTTAAGAAAAATGTAA